ACTGTATAGGTACTTCACCGTAAACCGTCCTCTCTTGTGTGGTTGTGATGGGTCTAACCTGCAGCAAATACAGCCTTCCTTGCGCAAAGGCAAACTCCACATCGATAGCAGCGTCGTATTCGCCCTCCAAGTGCACAACCAGTTCGCACAATTCGAGCACTTCTGCGTCTGTCAGGCAGTACATCATTTGGTGCACAAGAGGCACCGCCTGCTCCTGAACCCCTGATGCCGCTCGCACGACTTGCACTTCTTTGTCGCCGAGCTCTTTGACCAATTCTCCCGTCGCCTTAACGTACTCAAACGCATCAGGTGTGACGATACCTGACACCACAGCCTCACCCAACCCATAGCTCGCATTGACAAAAACAGTGTCTGCCGTCGTCACAGGATGCCTGGAGAACGCGACTCCGGCTTGATCCGCCTGGACCATACCTTGGATCACAACCGACATCGCACAGTCGCACAAATCAACCTGCTTCTCGCGCGCATACGCCCTGACCCGTCCGTCACTGACGGATCCCCAGCAAACCTGCAGCGCGTGCAGAAGTTCATCTTTCGTCTGCACATTGAGCACCGTCTCGTACTGTCCTGCAAATGATGCCTCAGTCAGGTCTTCAGCCGAACACGAGGAGCGTACAGAGACCGCTCCGTAAACCTCGATCAGTTTTCCAAATGCCGGAATGATCTGCTCCAGCACCTCTGGCGTCACCCAGTTCCATCGCTCATTCACGCTCCTCGCTGTCGCATCCGCACCCATGCAACTCGGCCGATACGCGTTTTGCGTGACCACGACCCCGTCTGGCACGGGATACCCCTTCTCCAAAAGACGAGACAGTTCATAAGCTTTAGACCCACAGCGCGACTTCCCCAGCAGACTCGCCGCTGACTGCAATGGAACAATGTACACTCGCTCTACCACCACCTGTGTGTCAAATGTATAGATTGCAATATACCAATTCTAAAGATTATACAAAAGTTGATCCCACACGTCATCGGTGATCCTACCTAGGTAAAGTCCGCACTTATATTGGGGAGAGTCACCATTACTCCGCTTAACAAAGCGAAATCAGCACCGTCGAGAGAATAATAAATCTACTGTGCAGTCATGCGCTCTTTGACCAACCTTCCCTCCTTGAGCTTCCGCAGATACTGCGACAGGCTTGGCTGCGCAACTACGTCACATCGATTATCTCGATG
This genomic interval from Sulfoacidibacillus ferrooxidans contains the following:
- a CDS encoding PEP/pyruvate-binding domain-containing protein, giving the protein MVVERVYIVPLQSAASLLGKSRCGSKAYELSRLLEKGYPVPDGVVVTQNAYRPSCMGADATARSVNERWNWVTPEVLEQIIPAFGKLIEVYGAVSVRSSCSAEDLTEASFAGQYETVLNVQTKDELLHALQVCWGSVSDGRVRAYAREKQVDLCDCAMSVVIQGMVQADQAGVAFSRHPVTTADTVFVNASYGLGEAVVSGIVTPDAFEYVKATGELVKELGDKEVQVVRAASGVQEQAVPLVHQMMYCLTDAEVLELCELVVHLEGEYDAAIDVEFAFAQGRLYLLQVRPITTTQERTVYGEVPIQ